TATGCGTCATTCAACTGTACGCCTTACAGTGGCGACGAGGCAGAAAAGGTCCGGCGGAATCAGACGCTTCTGATGGAAGGAATGTCGCAGATACCCGAAGAACTGGTGATTCCTGTGCAGACCCATGAGACGAATTACCTGCTGATCGGCGATGCTTATTTATCGGCTTCGTCTCAACAACGACAGGAGATGCTGCACGGAGTGGACGCTTTGATTACCCGCGAGCCGGGATATTGTCTTTGTATTTCTACTGCGGATTGTGTGCCCGTGTTGGTATATGATAAGAAACATGGTGCCATAGCCGCCATTCATGCCGGATGGAGAGGGACGGTAGCGTACATCGTACGTGATACTTTGTTGCGGATGGAAAAAGAGTTTGGCACAAGTGGAGAAGATGTGGTGGCCTGTATCGGTCCGAGTATCTCATTGGCTTCTTTTGAAGTGGGTGAGGAAGTGTACGAAGCATTTCAGAAGAATGGTTTTGATATGCCCCGTATTTCTATCAGGAAAGAGGAAACCGGAAAACATCATATCGACTTGTGGGAAGCGAACCGAATGCAAATCCTTGCTTTCGGTGTGCCGTCCGGACAGGTGGAGCTTGCCCGGATATGTACGTATATTCATCACGACGAGTTTTTCTCGGCAAGGCGTTTGGGCATTAAGTCCGGACGGATTCTGTCGGGGATCATGATTCATAAATAATAGCTTTGAACATAGATTGACATAAATAAGCGCATAGGTTGGAATAGACTTGAACGTAAGTTGATATAAACTTGAATAAAAGTATGTTTGAAATAAAAGTATCTCAGGAAATAAAGAATGCCTGTCCGGTTTTTGCCGGAGCAGCCGTATATGCAGCAGTGAAGAATACTGCTTACTGCGATGGACTTTGGAAAGAAATAAATACTTTCACAGAAGACTTGACTACTACCACCCAAATGGCAGACATTAAGTTGCAACCTGTGATTGCTGCTACCCGTGAGGCTTATAAGCGTTGTGGCAAAGACCCGGGACGTTATCGTCCGTCGGCAGAAGCGCTGCGCCGTCGCCTGATGCGTGGCATCCCTTTGTATCAGATTGATACTTTGGTTGACCTTATCAATCTGGTTTCTCTCCGTACCGGACATTCTATCGGTGGCTTCGATGCGGATAAGATACAGGGTAACCATCTTGAACTTGGCATTGGCAAAGCGGAAGAACCTTTCGAAGGTATCGGCCGGGGCATTTTGAACATTGAAGGATTGCCAGTGTACAGAGATTCTTTTGGAGGAATCGGAACACCGACCAGTGACCACGAACGTACGAAGATGGATATCGGGACTACTCATATTCTCGCGATAGTCAACGGGTATAACGGAAAAGAGGGACTAAAGGAAGCTGCTGAAATGATTCAATCCTTACTGAAGGATTATGCCGGATCGGATGGCGGTGAACTTATCTATTTTGAATAACAAAGAAAGAAATACATGAAGAACATACTTATTTTATTGACAGTCCTGCTTTTACCAACTCTTGCTTATGCGCAAAGTAAATCCTCTTTTTCTTCTATGGAGGTGAATCACGTACGGGTTGCTACTCCCGGACTTTTTGCGAAAAGTAATCATATATATCTGCATTTGGATTCTTTGCAAGAGCATGAATATGCTTTTCCCTTACCGGGAGCCAAAGTTATTTCCGCTTACGGAACTCGCGGAGGACATTCGGGAGCAGATATAAAGACGTGTGCCAAAGATACGATTCGTGCTGCTTTTGATGGAGTCGTACGTATGTCGAAGCCATATTATGCTTACGGAAATTTGGTTGTAGTCCGTCATGCGAACGGGCTGGAAACGATTTACAGTCATAACTTCAAGAATTTGGTACAGAGCGGAGATACGGTGAAAGCCGGACAACCTATCGGACTGACCGGACGTACCGGCCGTGCTACTACGGAGCATGTGCATTTTGAAACCCGCATTAACGGTCAGCATTTTAATCCGAATCTTATTTTCAATCTGAAGGAGGGCACATTACGAAAGGAATGTATTAAATGTACGAAGAATGGAAATGGGGTAGTGGTGAAGCCACAGGCGAATAATAATCGTGTGGCACAAAATAAAAAGTGAAAGAACTGAGATGGTCTGAAAAAGACGGAAGGGGATTGACTAAAAAGACAATAGTATCTCCCCTTCCCTTCGGGAAGGAGGGGTGGCTGAAAGCCGGGGTGGTAGGTAAAATAGGGTTGTCTATAATTTGCAGTGAATAAGTGGACTGCGTATTCACCTACCACCTCCCCCTGCGGGTACTCCTCCTTCCCGAAGCTACCCTTTATACACAAGTCTTAGCTGATTAACTCATACAGTTCAAACTGTGTATAAAATCTATCCAGTCCATTCTTAAAGGTAATATATCCTGGAATGGACTGGCTCTTGTATGCACTCCATGCTCCTAACCTTGCAATAATCCATGCTGCCCATGCCATTGATTCTTTTTTATATGGATTTTGCTGTATTTTTGTATTTCCCTCACTCTTTTTTCCTACTATATGTAATAATGCTATTTCTTTGCTTGTAAAGTAGATTTCTGAAGAGAGTTTTTCATCTTCTTTATCAAAAGAAAGTTTGAGTACCATCACCTGCAGGGCTGCCTGCAAGGAAATTAAGATTAGTTTTTGTAATGCCGAAACTGTTTCCAACTGTGCGTCCTCAATCATGAATCCCTTTCTTTTGAGCACTCTGAACAACTCTTCAATCAGCCATCTACAACGATACCAACCGATACATTCAATTGCTTGTTCTACAGTCTCCACCACATGTGTAGTTAGCAGTCTCCATTCAATAGGGCTCTCATTTACCGGTGTACTGGAAGATTTTTCTTTAACATGTATGCAATAAAGACTAACAGGGGGACTGCCCTTTGCCGGACCGTTAACAGGAGCGCACAAGGTGACTCTTTCAAAGCGAAGTTCCATGCACGCTACCCGTTTCTTACGTCCGCTTCCCGGGAGCACTTCAAAGCTATACTCTGCCCGTAGAACAGCCTGCTCCATTAATGTATTCAGATGGACAGAACAGTCTGGATCATCCAACCGGCAATTCCTTTCATGAACAGAACGTATCAGCAAGTGAACATTATCAGTAGGGATACGGCTGAAAAGCTCGAAAATGTCCGCTTCACGGTCACCGATGATCGTTTTAACTGCATCCCGGGGCATTTGCTCACTGGCAGCCATTCCACTTTCTATCCAACGATATGACTCTTTTTCTTCTATAGGCTGATATCTGTAATTACGTTCTTCACGACTTAAAGCAGCCGGTGAGCGATTCCACTGCTTAACCGAAGAAAAGCCTATAGGAATATGACTGGAGGCATCCACTACCAAGACAGGATGCAAAAAAGTACCACATTGCTTTTGACCGACAATGCCGGGACTGGCTGTTTTTTTCTTCATTCGCTCAACATGAGCCTCATAGTTTATCTCCGAGGTATCTTGAATACACAGTAAATGCTGACGACCGGAAGCATTCTTACAGCAAGTGTGTATCAGACCTGATAAGATAGCATCAGAGCTGACTGAGGAATTGTTCAAAAATCTATAAGCACCCATCTTTTCTTTATGTTCCTTACTAAATTGATTCACTATAGCACTTTGATGGACAACCATCTGAGAGCAAATTAAGTTTAAACGCCGCAAAAGCCGAGGATCACGAATTTGATCTGTCTCTAATAACATCAAGCAAAGATAAAAAAAATAATATATACTTGTGTATAAAGGGTAGCTTCCCGAAGGAGGAGAATTGAGATACTACCGACTTTTTAGTCACTCCCCAGTTATCGGCAGTCAAATGAAAGCGTTTGCTTATTTCATGATATGTTTGCCATAATTCCATCCTTTGAGGTCGTATAGCTCTGCATCCTTACGAATCCTTTCTTTAAAGTCTTCATAATTCCTTTTTTCTTGTGGTGTCCATCCGGCTTCGGCAACGGCGGCAAGACGTGGCAACATCAGGTATTCGAGAACGGAAGGTTCGGTCACCCATTCGGTCCAAAAGTTGGCTTGTACACCTTTATAATAAGGTTGCAAGGCAGCATCCACGTCTTTAAGCGGCTGATAGTTATAAACGGCC
This sequence is a window from Bacteroides thetaiotaomicron VPI-5482. Protein-coding genes within it:
- the pgeF gene encoding peptidoglycan editing factor PgeF — encoded protein: MISITKDKRMLGYESLSSYSNISHFVTTRQGGCSEGNYASFNCTPYSGDEAEKVRRNQTLLMEGMSQIPEELVIPVQTHETNYLLIGDAYLSASSQQRQEMLHGVDALITREPGYCLCISTADCVPVLVYDKKHGAIAAIHAGWRGTVAYIVRDTLLRMEKEFGTSGEDVVACIGPSISLASFEVGEEVYEAFQKNGFDMPRISIRKEETGKHHIDLWEANRMQILAFGVPSGQVELARICTYIHHDEFFSARRLGIKSGRILSGIMIHK
- a CDS encoding B3/B4 domain-containing protein; the encoded protein is MFEIKVSQEIKNACPVFAGAAVYAAVKNTAYCDGLWKEINTFTEDLTTTTQMADIKLQPVIAATREAYKRCGKDPGRYRPSAEALRRRLMRGIPLYQIDTLVDLINLVSLRTGHSIGGFDADKIQGNHLELGIGKAEEPFEGIGRGILNIEGLPVYRDSFGGIGTPTSDHERTKMDIGTTHILAIVNGYNGKEGLKEAAEMIQSLLKDYAGSDGGELIYFE
- a CDS encoding M23 family metallopeptidase; the encoded protein is MKNILILLTVLLLPTLAYAQSKSSFSSMEVNHVRVATPGLFAKSNHIYLHLDSLQEHEYAFPLPGAKVISAYGTRGGHSGADIKTCAKDTIRAAFDGVVRMSKPYYAYGNLVVVRHANGLETIYSHNFKNLVQSGDTVKAGQPIGLTGRTGRATTEHVHFETRINGQHFNPNLIFNLKEGTLRKECIKCTKNGNGVVVKPQANNNRVAQNKK
- a CDS encoding IS4-like element ISBthe3 family transposase: MVVHQSAIVNQFSKEHKEKMGAYRFLNNSSVSSDAILSGLIHTCCKNASGRQHLLCIQDTSEINYEAHVERMKKKTASPGIVGQKQCGTFLHPVLVVDASSHIPIGFSSVKQWNRSPAALSREERNYRYQPIEEKESYRWIESGMAASEQMPRDAVKTIIGDREADIFELFSRIPTDNVHLLIRSVHERNCRLDDPDCSVHLNTLMEQAVLRAEYSFEVLPGSGRKKRVACMELRFERVTLCAPVNGPAKGSPPVSLYCIHVKEKSSSTPVNESPIEWRLLTTHVVETVEQAIECIGWYRCRWLIEELFRVLKRKGFMIEDAQLETVSALQKLILISLQAALQVMVLKLSFDKEDEKLSSEIYFTSKEIALLHIVGKKSEGNTKIQQNPYKKESMAWAAWIIARLGAWSAYKSQSIPGYITFKNGLDRFYTQFELYELIS